The following proteins come from a genomic window of Budorcas taxicolor isolate Tak-1 chromosome 24, Takin1.1, whole genome shotgun sequence:
- the LOC128068362 gene encoding L-aminoadipate-semialdehyde dehydrogenase-phosphopantetheinyl transferase-like, with protein sequence MVLLAQRLCVLPAMEGVRWAFPCGTWLPSRAEWLLAVRSIQPEEKERIGQFVFARDAKAALAGRLMIRKLVAEKLNIPWNNIRLQRTAKGKPVIAKDSLNPYPNFNFNISHQGDCAVLAAESELQVGIDIMKTSFPGRGSIPEFFHIMKRKFTNKEWETIRSFKDEWTQLDMFYRNWALKESFIKAIGVGLGFELQRLEFDISPLNLDIGQVYKETRLFLDGEEEKEWAFEESKIDEHHFVAVALRKPNGSRHQNVTSQDDSKATQRQFTILTFNDLISSAVPMTPEDPSFWDCFCFTGEISIRNGTKS encoded by the coding sequence ATGGTTCTCCTTGCCCAGCGACTCTGCGTGCTGCCGGCGATGGAGGGCGTGCGCTGGGCTTTTCCCTGTGGCACGTGGCTACCCAGCCGTGCCGAATGGCTGCTAGCGGTGCGATCGATCCAGCCCGAGGAGAAGGAGCGCATCGGCCAGTTCGTCTTCGCCCGGGACGCTAAGGCCGCCCTGGCTGGTCGTCTGATGATAAGGAAATTAGTGGCAGAGAAATTGAATATACCTTGGAATAATATTCGTTTGCAAAGAACTGCAAAAGGAAAACCAGTTATTGCAAAAGACTCATTGAATCCTTACCCCAATTTCAACTTTAACATCTCTCATCAAGGAGACTGTGCTGTACTTGCTGCAGAATCTGAGCTACAAGTTGGAATTGATATAATGAAGACTAGTTTTCCAGGTCGTGGTTCAATTCCAGAATTTTTTCATATTATGAAAAGAAAGTTCACCAACAAAGAATGGGAAACAATCAGAAGCTTTAAGGATGAATGGACTCAGCTGGATATGTTTTATAGGAATTGGGCACTGAAAGAAAGCTTCATAAAAGCAATAGGTGTTGGATTAGGATTTGAATTGCAGCGGCTTGAATTCGATATATCCCCATTAAACCTGGATATAGGCCAAGTTTATAAAGAAACACGTTTATTTTTggatggagaagaagaaaaagaatgggcATTTGAGGAAAGCAAAATAGATGAGCACCATTTTGTTGCAGTAGCTCTTAGGAAACCCAATGGATCTAGACATCAGAATGTTACATCTCAAGATGATTCTAAAGCAACCCAGAGGCAGTTTACTATTCTCACCTTTAATGATTTAATATCATCTGCAGTTCCTATGACCCCTGAAGATCCTTCATTTTGGGACTGTTTTTGCTTTACAGGAGAGATTTCAATAAGAAATGGTACAAAGTCATGA